The proteins below are encoded in one region of Acanthochromis polyacanthus isolate Apoly-LR-REF ecotype Palm Island chromosome 4, KAUST_Apoly_ChrSc, whole genome shotgun sequence:
- the adgrl4 gene encoding adhesion G protein-coupled receptor L4: MESLLRSPMKLVLLTAWLSSLMDPCSLSDICNSCHRLATCKALNGSNNACFCNRGYTGDGTSFCKDDNECQNVTNICGDRGRCTNTAGSYYCTCVSGYNSTGAAQFQPNDGTECTDIDECRSGQLCGPNSHCHNTNGSFYCTCQRDYIPTSGSKHFNPERGVRCKENPQKFCHDNISCMTRAVNNTLEAMSNLTEPQTLLQEIGRQTSGELTSVEVIAYVEALSRSTSTKDFTVKPSAVNATLTKLVKAVNNLVEKDELAAWSRMKEERREQTITKLLHVVEESSLSLAANCKTPAEIEVKAPEMELKLFTFDAQNTKPKLSASMGGDHINLTPKLKPEDDRNGSVSVVFVRYDSVSDILKPSGDPGVTDYSRYAGTGEITVNSQVVAAAVRPAAVYQLERVTYTLRHSKPIDTKADMTKCAFWEYEADSLQGRWATHGCNTLHVSSNATTCSCSHLTHFAILMSSGRANLAAHYTILTRITQLGMIISLICLSMCIFTFWFFSEIQSTRTTIHKNLCCSLFMAEFIFLVGINMISHKLFCSVIAGLLHYFFLAAFAWMCIEGIHLYLIVVGVIYNKGFLHRNFYVFGYGSPAVVVAISATLGSKYYGTDKVCWLSTENHFIWSFIGPACLIILVNLLAFGVIIYKVYRHTAVKKPEISHYENIRSCARGALALLFVLGATWTFGVLHILHETTLTAYLFTVCNAFQGMFIFIFLCVLSRKIQEEYYRLFKNVPCCFECLR; this comes from the exons ATGGAGTCTTTGCTCAGGTCACCAATGAAACTCGTACTTTTGACAG CATGGCTCTCCAGTCTGATGGACCCGTGCAGCCTCTCTGACATCTGTAATTCCTGCCACCGTCTCGCCACCTGTAAGGCCCTGAATGGATCCAACAACGCTTGCTTCTGTAACCGTGGATACACCGGAGACGGAACCTCGTTTTGTAAAG ACGACAACGAGTGCCAGAATGTGACCAACATCTGCGGCGATAGGGGGCGCTGTACCAACACGGCCGGCAGCTACTACTGCACATGTGTGTCCGGCTACAACTCCACTGGAGCGGCCCAGTTCCAGCCCAACGACGGGACCGAGTGCACCG ATATTGATGAATGCCGCTCCGGACAGCTCTGTGGCCCAAACTCTCACTGCCATAATACGAATGGATCTTTCTATTGCACCTGTCAGCGTGATTACATCCCAACTTCAGGCTCTAAGCACTTTAATCCAGAGAGAGGTGTAAGATGTAAAG AGAATCCCCAGAAATTCTGCCACGACAACATCAGCTGCATGACACGAGCTGTCAACAACACACTGGAGGCT ATGAGCAACCTTACCGAGCCCCAGACTTTGCTGCAGGAAATCGGCCGACAGACGTCTGGAGAGCTCACCTCGGTGGAAGTGATCGCGTACGTCGAGGCTTTGAGCCGCTCGACATCGACGAAGGATTTCACCGTCAAGCCGTCTGCTGTCAACGCCACGCTCACG AAACTGGTGAAGGCGGTGAACAACCTGGTGGAGAAGGACGAGCTGGCGGCCTGGAGCCGAATGAAAGAGGAGCGCCGAGAACAAACCATCACCAAGCTGCTGCACGTGGTCGAGGAAAGCAGCTTATCTTTGGCCGCAAACTGCAAAACTCCGGCCGAGATCGAAGTCAAAGCTCCAGAAATGG AGTTAAAACTCTTCACCTTTGACGCTCAAAACACCAAACCCAAACTGTCGGCTTCCATGGGAGGAGATCACATAAATCTGACGCCCAAACTGAAGCCAGAGGACGACAGAAACG GAAGCGTGTCGGTGGTGTTTGTGCGCTACGACAGCGTCTCTGACATCCTGAAGCCGAGCGGCGACCCGGGCGTCACCGACTACTCCAGGTACGCAGGAACCGGGGAAATCACCGTCAACTCCCAGGTGGTGGCCGCCGCCGTCAGACCCGCCGCCGTCTACCAACTGGAGCGGGTCACCTACACCCTGAGACACAGCAAG CCCATCGACACCAAAGCCGACATGACCAAATGCGCCTTCTGGGAGTACGAAGCGGACAGCCTGCAGGGCCGCTGGGCGACACACGGCTGCAACACGCTACACGTCAGCAGCAACGCCACCACCTGCTCCTGCAGCCACCTCACACACTTCGCCATCCTCATGTCCTCCGGCCGAGCCAAC CTGGCGGCTCACTACACCATCCTGACCCGGATCACCCAGCTGGGCATGATCATCTCCCTCATCTGCCTGTCCATGTGCATCTTCACCTTCTGGTTCTTCAGCGAGATCCAGAGCACCAGAACCACCATCCACAAGAACCTGTGCTGCAGCCTGTTCATGGCCGAGTTCATCTTCCTGGTGGGCATCAACATGATCTCACACAAG CTCTTCTGCTCTGTGATCGCCGGGCTGCTGCACTACTTCTTCCTGGCAGCCTTCGCCTGGATGTGCATCGAGGGCATCCACCTGTACCTGATCGTGGTCGGCGTCATCTACAACAAAGGATTCCTGCATCGCAACTTCTACGTGTTTGGCTACGGCAGCCCGGCGGTGGTGGTGGCCATCTCCGCTACGCTGGGATCCAAATACTACGGCACCGATAAAGT GTGTTGGCTGAGCACAGAAAACCATTTCATTTGGAGCTTCATTGGACCAGCGTGTCTGATCATCCTG GTGAACCTCCTGGCTTTCGGAGTGATCATCTACAAGGTGTACCGGCACACGGCGGTGAAGAAGCCTGAGATCAGCCACTATGAGAACATCAG GTCTTGTGCTCGTGGAGCCCTGGCGCTGCTCTTCGTGCTCGGTGCCACCTGGACCTTCGGCGTGCTGCACATCCTCCATGAGACCACCCTGACGGCGTACCTGTTCACCGTCTGCAACGCCTTCCAGGGCatgttcatcttcatcttcctctgtGTGCTGTCCAGGAAG ATCCAGGAGGAGTACTACAGGCTTTTCAAAAACGTGCCGTGTTGTTTCGAATGCCTGAGATGA